From Herbaspirillum sp. WKF16:
GGAAGCCAACGCCCAGATCTTCACCGTGCAGGGCCGTGCGCTGGACGCCGTGGCTTCGCGCGACGTCAAGGTGCTGGTGGTCGGCAACCCGGCCAACACCAACGCTTACATCGCCATGAAGTCGGCCCCGAACCTGCCGGCCAAGAACTTCACCGCCATGCTGCGCCTGGATCACAACCGCGCCCTGTCGCAAGTGGCCGCCAAGATCGGCAAGCCGGTCGGCGCCATCGAGAAGCTGTGCGTGTGGGGCAACCACTCGCCGACCATGTACGCCGACTACCGCTTCGCCACCGCCGATGGCGCTTCCGTCAAGGACGCCATCAACGACCAGGAATGGAACGCCAACGTGTTCCTGCCGACCGTCGGCAAGCGCGGCGCGGCCATCATCGAAGCCCGCGGCCTGTCCTCGGCGGCGTCGGCCGCCAACGCGGCGATCGACCACGTGCGTGACTGGGTGCTGGGCACCAACGGCAAGTGGACCACCATGGGCATCCCGTCCGACGGTTCCTACGGCATTCCCGAAGGCACCATGTTCGGCTTCCCGGTGACCACCGAGAACGGCGAGTACAAGATCGTCCAGGGCCTGGAGATCGACGCGTTCTCGCAAGAGCGCATCAACATCACGCTCAAGGAATTGCTGGAAGAGCGCGAAGGCGTGAAGCACCTGGTCGGCTAATTGACCGATGCGCGGCGGCGGGCGACCGTCGCCGCGCAGTTCCAATCGAATCGATCCAATTACTCATTCAGCAGCAATGCATCCCTCCCAGGTCTTGTTCCCAGGTGCACAGCAGCCGGCTTCGCTTCCGGTCTGCGATCACTACGCCGGCTCCGAAAAGCTGATGCGCAAGTCGATCGCCCTGCAGAAGGAACTCGGCCCGGTATTCGACATCACGCTCGATTGCGAAGATGGTGCCGCCGCCGGTAATGAAGCCGGCCATGCGCAACTGGCGGCCTCGCTGATCGCCGGCCCCGACAACCTCCACGGCCGCATCGGCGCGCGCGTGCACGACGTCGGCAGTCCCCATTTCGAGCAGGACGTCGCCATCATCTGTTCCGGCGCCGCGCGCGAGCTGGCCTTCGTCATGCTGCCCAAGCCGGAGGGCGTCAACGACGTGCTGCATGCGCTCGAATCGATCAACCGCGTTTGCCTTGCGGCCGGGCGCCCTGCGCTGCCGCTGCACGTGCTGATCGAGACCCACGGCGCGCTGGCCGACGTCTGGAAGATCGCGGCGCTGCCGCAGGTGCAGTCCCTGTCTTTCGGCGTGATGGACTTCGTGTCGGCGCACTACGGCGCCATCCCGAGCGCCGCGATGCGATCCCCCGGGCAGTTCGACCACCCGCTGGTGCGCCGCGCCAAGCTGGAAATTTCCGCCGCCTGCCATGCGCACGGCAAGGTTGCGTCGCATAACGTGACGACCGACATCAAGAATCCCGCCGCGGTCGCCGACGATGCGCGCCGCGCGGCACAAGAGTTCGGCTACACCCGGATGTGGAGCATTCATCCGGACCAGATCAGGCCGATCGTGCAGTCGATGTCGCCTTCCACCGAGGAAGCCGGCCAGGCGGCACAAATTTTGCTCAAGGCTCAGGCAGTGCAATGGGGTCCGATCCAGCATCAGGGGAATCTGCACGACCGGGCCAGTTATCGCTATTTCTGGAGCATCCTGCAACGCGCCCATGCCACCGGCCTGGCGCTGCCGCAGGAGGCTGCCGCCTGGTTCGCCGCCGGCGAACCTTCTTCAACCTCTCAGTAACGTTACCGATCGACGCACCGTCCATGAAAAAGCAACTGACCGCAATCGCTCTGCTGGGCGCCCTGTTCGCCGCCGCCGGCATCTCCCAGGCTTTCGCCGAAACCGCCCCGGCCAAGC
This genomic window contains:
- a CDS encoding malate dehydrogenase codes for the protein MAKAPKRVAVTGAAGQIGYSLLFRIANGDLLGKDQPVILQLLEIPDEKAQKALKGVIMEIDDCAFPLLAGVTAHSDPMTAFKDADIALLVGARPRGPGMERKDLLEANAQIFTVQGRALDAVASRDVKVLVVGNPANTNAYIAMKSAPNLPAKNFTAMLRLDHNRALSQVAAKIGKPVGAIEKLCVWGNHSPTMYADYRFATADGASVKDAINDQEWNANVFLPTVGKRGAAIIEARGLSSAASAANAAIDHVRDWVLGTNGKWTTMGIPSDGSYGIPEGTMFGFPVTTENGEYKIVQGLEIDAFSQERINITLKELLEEREGVKHLVG
- a CDS encoding HpcH/HpaI aldolase/citrate lyase family protein: MHPSQVLFPGAQQPASLPVCDHYAGSEKLMRKSIALQKELGPVFDITLDCEDGAAAGNEAGHAQLAASLIAGPDNLHGRIGARVHDVGSPHFEQDVAIICSGAARELAFVMLPKPEGVNDVLHALESINRVCLAAGRPALPLHVLIETHGALADVWKIAALPQVQSLSFGVMDFVSAHYGAIPSAAMRSPGQFDHPLVRRAKLEISAACHAHGKVASHNVTTDIKNPAAVADDARRAAQEFGYTRMWSIHPDQIRPIVQSMSPSTEEAGQAAQILLKAQAVQWGPIQHQGNLHDRASYRYFWSILQRAHATGLALPQEAAAWFAAGEPSSTSQ